One Aethina tumida isolate Nest 87 chromosome 5, icAetTumi1.1, whole genome shotgun sequence genomic window carries:
- the LOC109607660 gene encoding homeobox protein Hox-A1-like, with product MDTYNELDVYHPQMDNNLMIVSGYSPQASSGYAQEEFNSGYAQEEFNSGYAQEESNSGYAQEESNSGYAQEESNSGYAQEESNSGYAQEESNSGYSQQVSDVGYSQKVSDVGYSQQVSDVGYSQQVSDVGYSQQVSDNGYSQQVSNYGYSQQGPNSVYLQGGYTNVCHTSPEDVSPDVYHPQMDNNLMIVSHQVIDPNVSPYINACLKKRKRHTFTRGQLDILEKTFHTNKKPTKEMLDDLAHRLGLTPYQIKIWFKNRVAKLRKSGNIDNVHQDYMTGSLQQASSSRYSPQASSSGYSPQASSSRYSPQASSSGYLQQVSDVGYLQQVSDSGCRQQVSNNGYSQQRPNSVYPQGGYTNVCHSSPEDVSPDEFFRRLSPHDMEYISRIVVEDCVKYVDMYVQSYGTI from the coding sequence ATGGATACATATAATGAACTTGATGTGTATCATCCACAAATGGACAATAACTTGATGATTGTAAGTGGATATTCGCCACAAGCCAGCAGTGGATATGCACAGGAAGAATTCAACAGTGGATATGCACAGGAAGAATTCAACAGTGGATATGCACAGGAAGAATCCAACAGTGGATATGCACAGGAAGAATCCAACAGTGGATATGCACAGGAAGAATCCAACAGTGGATATGCACAGGAAGAATCCAACAGTGGATATGCACAGGAAGAATCCAACAGTGGGTATTCACAACAAGTCTCTGATGTTGGGTATTCACAAAAAGTTTCTGATGTTGGGTATTCACAACAAGTTTCTGATGTTGGGTATTCACAACAAGTCTCTGATGTTGGGTATTCACAACAAGTCTCTGATAATGGGTATTCACAACAAGTCTCCAACTATGGATATTCGCAACAGGGACCCAACAGCGTATATCTGCAAGGGGGATACACTAATGTGTGTCACACTAGTCCAGAAGATGTCAGTCCAGATGTGTATCATCCACAAATGGACAATAATTTGATGATTGTAAGTCATCAAGTTATTGATCCCAACGTGAGTCCATACATTAACGCATGTTTAAAAAAACGAAAACGTCATACGTTTACTAGAGGACAGCTGGACATACTGGAGAAGACTTTtcacacaaataaaaaaccaaCCAAGGAAATGTTAGATGATTTGGCACATCGATTGGGCTTGACCCCgtaccaaataaaaatttggtttaaaaatcGTGTAGCAAAGTTGAGGAAATCTGGGAATATTGATAATGTACATCAGGATTATATGACTGGATCACTACAACAAGCGTCCAGCAGTAGATATTCGCCACAAGCGTCCAGCAGTGGATATTCGCCACAAGCGTCCAGCAGTAGATATTCGCCACAAGCGTCCAGCAGTGGATATTTACAGCAAGTCTCCGATGTTGGGTATTTACAACAAGTCTCCGACAGTGGGTGTAGACAACAAGTCTCCAACAATGGATATTCGCAACAGAGACCCAACAGCGTATATCCGCAAGGGGGATACACTAATGTGTGTCACTCTAGTCCAGAAGATGTCAGTCCAGATGAATTTTTTCGTCGACTTTCACCTCATGATATGGAATACATAAGTAGAATTGTGGTAGAGGACTGTGTGAAGTATGTAGATATGTATGTACAAAGTTACGGGAcaatatga